Proteins from one Salaquimonas pukyongi genomic window:
- a CDS encoding MurR/RpiR family transcriptional regulator: MSTTTVAERLREKGDSLTRAERQLADIILMNYPASGLGTITTMAEAAAVSTPTVARLVQKLGFSGFPDFQAALRHELNEKISGPIARRDVWADNAPDAHIMNRFTDSVIGNIRQTLGDIAPETFDRACALLSDRKRTVYVVGGRITRTLADYFFLLSQVMREKVTHINSNSNAWPHYLLDIKAGDVVVIFDIRRYENSTLRLAEMAAKKKAEIILFTDQWKSPIASRASVCFCNRIAVPSAWDSLVTCMLLSELVIAEVQERIWPNTRKRMEELDQLFDETRFFRKF, translated from the coding sequence TTGAGCACCACCACCGTTGCTGAGCGCCTTAGGGAGAAAGGCGACAGCCTTACGCGCGCCGAGCGGCAGCTTGCAGACATCATCCTGATGAATTACCCGGCCTCCGGACTTGGCACCATCACCACGATGGCCGAAGCCGCAGCCGTCTCCACACCTACTGTCGCACGCCTGGTTCAAAAGCTGGGATTTTCAGGCTTCCCGGACTTTCAGGCAGCTTTGCGCCATGAACTGAACGAGAAGATATCCGGCCCGATTGCACGGCGGGATGTCTGGGCAGACAATGCGCCCGATGCCCACATCATGAATCGGTTTACCGACTCGGTGATCGGCAACATTCGCCAAACCCTTGGCGATATCGCGCCGGAAACCTTTGATCGGGCATGTGCTCTGTTGAGCGACCGCAAGCGAACGGTTTATGTCGTAGGCGGACGGATCACGCGGACACTGGCTGACTATTTCTTTCTGCTTTCGCAGGTCATGCGAGAAAAGGTCACCCATATCAATTCCAACTCCAACGCATGGCCCCATTATCTGCTCGACATCAAGGCAGGTGATGTTGTTGTGATCTTCGATATCCGCCGCTACGAAAACAGCACGCTCCGGCTCGCTGAAATGGCAGCCAAAAAGAAAGCGGAAATCATTTTGTTCACCGACCAGTGGAAGTCGCCGATTGCATCGCGGGCAAGCGTCTGTTTCTGCAACCGCATCGCGGTACCGTCAGCCTGGGATTCTCTGGTGACCTGCATGTTGTTGTCGGAATTGGTGATCGCCGAAGTGCAGGAACGTATCTGGCCGAACACGCGCAAGCGCATGGAGGAACTCGACCAGCTCTTCGACGAAACCCGCTTTTTCAGGAAATTCTGA
- a CDS encoding PAS domain-containing protein, with product MLAMLVKQFHLLEEEILQAIGLHNEDAVNRLDRELEKKRQEIVRLRPADLWQRKQQVDFLLKLALTGNDHLLGTQALEDVNELIGEYIEGQGAPRAPVAEQQMSERIDRVSGNPRELAELLDSECSDDLFSSNLRISIIDCTSTYRRTSCGNALFYNRIPNDIAGRRVAELIGAERFEGRARTYLEQCYQGQSVQYYHLLDHCKKPGESAIMHCEMIPHVGSGGSVRGAVVIMRDVTLECTRPDQLELAGLN from the coding sequence ATGCTAGCCATGTTGGTCAAGCAGTTTCACCTGTTGGAGGAAGAGATCCTTCAGGCCATTGGGCTGCACAACGAAGATGCAGTCAATCGGCTTGACAGGGAACTGGAAAAGAAAAGACAGGAAATCGTTCGCCTTCGCCCAGCCGACTTGTGGCAACGAAAGCAGCAGGTCGATTTCCTTCTCAAGCTCGCACTGACAGGCAATGACCATCTCCTGGGAACTCAGGCTTTGGAGGACGTCAATGAGCTGATAGGTGAGTATATCGAGGGGCAGGGTGCCCCGCGCGCACCCGTTGCAGAGCAACAGATGTCGGAGCGGATTGACCGTGTTTCCGGCAATCCCCGGGAATTGGCAGAGCTTCTGGATAGCGAGTGTTCCGATGATCTGTTTTCCTCGAACCTGCGCATATCCATCATAGACTGCACCAGCACCTATCGCCGCACCAGCTGCGGCAATGCACTTTTCTACAATCGAATTCCGAACGATATCGCTGGCCGCCGTGTGGCAGAACTCATTGGCGCCGAGCGATTTGAAGGACGTGCCCGCACATATCTGGAGCAATGCTATCAGGGGCAAAGCGTTCAGTATTATCACCTGTTGGATCATTGCAAGAAGCCGGGGGAAAGCGCCATCATGCACTGCGAGATGATTCCGCATGTTGGTTCAGGCGGGAGTGTTCGCGGCGCCGTCGTGATCATGCGGGATGTTACCCTCGAATGCACCCGGCCCGACCAGCTTGAACTGGCCGGGTTGAACTGA
- a CDS encoding helix-turn-helix transcriptional regulator — translation MTALSSKNAAAGGGPPSLPQLVRAVRTCSDIESACRLLESLLQELQIALLSVKFCDIDDKRPAIRPFGRYPCVISQLAVDMRERGGCPMTKEAVKRLVPFDALAISEQDYPDFLSKRFLQELRKVEHSHIAVVPVVIGQGLMLITAGLGKREFEGELRDQLVSVVCCFGAAIVNRFSEIAVLFESEILSRLEARVLFLFCSGFRPSQISETIDLNEVTIMLILRSVIRKLGAANIGEAIAKALAMGEIGNLQPHMSHPSDSADLRGGK, via the coding sequence ATGACGGCATTGTCGTCGAAGAATGCTGCCGCGGGCGGCGGCCCGCCCTCGCTTCCGCAACTGGTCCGTGCCGTGCGCACTTGCAGTGACATTGAAAGCGCCTGCCGCCTGTTGGAATCACTCCTTCAGGAACTTCAAATAGCGCTGCTTTCAGTAAAGTTTTGCGATATTGACGACAAAAGACCGGCCATCAGACCCTTTGGCCGCTATCCATGCGTAATTTCACAGCTGGCCGTAGACATGCGCGAACGTGGCGGTTGCCCCATGACCAAAGAGGCCGTCAAGCGTTTGGTGCCGTTTGATGCGCTTGCCATAAGCGAACAGGACTATCCCGATTTTCTCAGCAAGCGCTTCCTGCAGGAACTTCGAAAGGTCGAGCACAGTCACATCGCCGTTGTTCCTGTCGTTATCGGACAAGGATTGATGCTCATCACCGCTGGGCTTGGAAAGCGGGAATTCGAGGGTGAGCTCCGCGACCAGCTTGTTAGCGTCGTTTGCTGTTTTGGCGCTGCAATCGTGAACCGGTTCAGCGAAATCGCGGTGCTTTTTGAATCGGAGATACTCAGCAGGCTGGAGGCGCGGGTACTGTTCCTGTTTTGCAGCGGTTTTCGCCCCAGCCAAATTTCCGAGACCATCGACCTGAATGAGGTCACAATCATGCTTATTCTGCGCAGCGTGATTCGAAAATTGGGTGCTGCGAATATCGGTGAGGCTATTGCCAAGGCTCTGGCAATGGGCGAAATCGGAAACCTGCAGCCGCATATGTCGCACCCGTCGGATAGCGCTGATTTGCGTGGGGGCAAATAG